A section of the Triticum dicoccoides isolate Atlit2015 ecotype Zavitan chromosome 7A, WEW_v2.0, whole genome shotgun sequence genome encodes:
- the LOC119331010 gene encoding ABC transporter C family member 10-like isoform X3, translated as MWNEGCNWSLSTWEQHKLHSQMGSLTSDELADSESQVSPFAKAGFFSKMSFWWLNPLMKMGYKKPLEDKDMPLLGSTDRACNQYSMFMEKLNGKNLSPSPATPSFFWTIVSCHTCAILVSGFFALLKVLTVSAGPIILKAFINVSLGKGTFKHEGYVLAALLFVCKCCESLSQRQWYFRTRRLGLQVRSLLSAAIYKKQQKLSNAAKMKHSSGNIMNYVIVDAYRIGESPYWFHQTWTTSVQICISLAILYDVVGAAMISSLVVIVMTVLSNVPLARLQHKSKSKLMEAQDVRLKAMSESLVHMKVLKLYAWESHFKKVIEGLRKVEYKWLSAFQLRRAYNIFMFWSSPVLVSAATFLTCYLLKIPLDASNVFTFVATLHLVQEPIRLVPEVIAAVIQSKVAFTRISKFLDAPELNGQVRKKYYVGIDYPIAMNSCSFSWDDSSSKHTLKNINLIVKGGEKIAICGEVGSGKSTLLAAVLGEVPKTEGMIQVCGKMAYVSQNAWIQSGTVRDNILFGSSMDEERYHNTLTRCSLVKDLEMLPYGDCTQIGERGVNLSGGQKQRVQLARALYQNAEIYLLDDPFSAVDAHTSTSLFNEYVMSALSEKTVLLVTHQVDFLPVFDSILFMSHGEVIRSAPYQDLLADCKEFKDLVSADNDTIGVSDLNNSKPTQRSKEVVSIKETYGIHGSGYTESVKPSPADQLIKKEERETGDAGVKPYMLYLCQNKGLLYFSLSMISHTFFVAGQILQNWWMAANVQNPHVSALKLISVYIIIGVCTMFFLLSRSLLVVVLGMHASRSLFSQLLNSLFRAPMSFFDSTPLGRVLSRVSSDLCIVDLAIPFAFALSLGGSLIAYGNLGVLVVITWQVLSVSVPMIVLAIWLQRYYLASAKELMRINGTTMSALANHLGESISGAITIRAFEEEDRFFAKNLDLVDKNASPYFYNFAATEWLIQRLEIMTAAVLSFSAFVMALLPQGTLSPGFVGMALSYGLSLNIMFVASIQFQCNLGNQIISVERVNQYMDIQSEAAEVVEENRPLQDWPQNGNVDIRDLKIRYRIDLPLVLHGITCKFEGGDKIGIVGRTGSGKTTLIGALFRLVEPTEGKVIIDSVDISTIGLHDLRSRLGIIPQDPTLFQGTIRYNLDPLGQFSDEQIWEVLDKCQLFEAVREKEQGLDSHGSGYNSCGRRVKLEHGPKAALLSGTRTFEKMLHLSS; from the exons ATGTGGAACGAG GGTTGCAACTGGAGCTTATCCACCTGGGAGCAACACAAATTGCACTCACAGATGGGTTCCCTCACAA GCGATGAGCTAGCTGACTCTGAGAGTCAGGTGAGTCCCTTTGCTAAAGCAGGGTTTTTCAGCAAGATGTCATTTTGGTGGTTGAATCCTCTAATGAAGATGGGCTACAAGAAACCCCTTGAGGACAAAGACATGCCACTTCTAGGCTCCACAGATCGAGCATGCAACCAGTATTCGATGTTCATGGAGAAGCTGAATGGCAAGAACCTGTCGCCATCTCCAGCCACACCATCATTCTTCTGGACTATTGTTTCCTGTCACACGTGTGCCATCTTGGTCTCAGGTTTCTTTGCTTTGCTCAAGGTTCTCACTGTGTCTGCTGGCCCGATAATTCTGAAGGCATTCATCAATGTATCACTTGGGAAAGGGACCTTTAAACATGAAGGTTATGTGCTTGCTGCATTACTGTTCGTCTGCAAATGCTGTGAATCGTTGTCACAGAGACAGTGGTATTTCCGCACTAGGAGATTAGGACTGCAGGTGAGGTCACTCCTGTCAGCGGCTATTTATAAGAAACAACAGAAGCTATCAAATGCAGCAAAAATGAAGCACTCTTCTGGAAATATTATGAACTATGTGATCGTCGATGCGTATCGGATTGGGGAATCCCCATACTGGTTCCATCAAACATGGACAACAAGTGTTCAGATTTGCATTTCTCTGGCAATTCTATACGATGTGGTTGGTGCTGCAATGATTTCATCTTTGGTTGTTATCGTTATGACCGTACTGTCCAACGTTCCATTGGCCAGGCTGCAACACAAATCTAAGAGCAAACTTATGGAAGCACAAGATGTGAGATTGAAGGCCATGTCTGAGTCATTAGTTCATATGAAGGTCTTGAAACTTTATGCATGGGAATCTCACTTCAAGAAGGTCATTGAGGGGTTGAGAAAGGTTGAGTACAAGTGGTTGTCAGCATTCCAGCTTAGGAGGGCATACAACATTTTCATGTTCTGGTCTTCACCTGTTCTGGTTTCGGCAGCGACCTTTCTGACATGCTATCTTTTGAAAATCCCTCTTGATGCTAGCAATGTCTTCACCTTTGTGGCAACTCTACATCTTGTGCAAGAGCCAATAAGGTTAGTACCAGAAGTTATTGCAGCCGTGATACAATCTAAGGTTGCGTTCACTCGGATATCAAAGTTTCTTGATGCACCTGAGCTAAACGGGCAAGTTAGGAAGAAATATTATGTTGGCATTGATTACCCTATAGCGATGAATTCGTGTAGCTTCTCATGGGATGACAGCTCATCAAAACATACTCTAAAGAATATAAATCTGATAGTCAAAGGTGGAGAAAAGATTGCAATTTGTGGAGAGGTAGGATCAGGAAAGTCGACACTTTTGGCTGCTGTACTCGGAGAGGTCCCCAAAACTGAAGGCATG ATCCAAGTCTGCGGGAAAATGGCATATGTTTCTCAGAATGCATGGATCCAATCAGGAACTGTGCGAGACAATATTCTCTTTGGATCGTCGATGGATGAGGAAAGATACCACAACACACTCACGAGGTGCTCGTTGGTCAAGGACCTTGAGATGTTGCCATATGGAGATTGTACTCAAATTGGGGAGAGAGGGGTAAATCTTAGTGGTGGTCAGAAGCAGCGGGTCCAGCTTGCTCGTGCACTATACCAAAATGCAGAAATTTATCTTCTTGATGACCCTTTCAGTGCTGTTGATGCCCATACATCCACAAGTCTTTTCAAT GAATATGTCATGAGTGCTCTATCAGAGAAGACTGTTCTTTTGGTGACGCACCAAGTGGATTTTCTACCTGTATTTGACTCCATTTTG TTTATGTCACATGGAGAGGTTATTCGGTCTGCACCTTACCAAGATCTATTGGCAGATTGTAAAGAATTTAAAGACCTTGTAAGTGCCGATAATGATACTATTGGTGTTTCGGATCTTAATAACAGCAAACCCACTCAAAGATCTAAGGAAGTAGTATCAATAAAGGAGACATATGGTATTCATGGAAGTGGATATACAGAATCTGTGAAACCATCACCGGCAGATCAACTGATCAAGAAAGAGGAAAGAGAAACAGGGGATGCAGGAGTTAAGCCTTATATGCTTTACCTGTGCCAGAACAAAGGCCTCCTGTATTTCTCTTTGTCTATGATTTCCCACACATTTTTTGTAGCTGGGCAAATATTACAGAATTGGTGGATGGCTGCTAATGTCCAAAATCCTCATGTTAGTGCGCTGAAATTAATTTCCGTGTACATTATTATCGGAGTTTGCACAATGTTCTTCTTGCTATCAAGATCTTTGCTAGTCGTGGTTCTCGGGATGCATGCATCAAGATCCTTATTTTCCCAATTGCTCAATTCATTGTTCCGAGCACCAATGTCCTTTTTTGATTCTACTCCTCTAGGAAGGGTTCTTAGCCGG GTCTCTTCAGATTTGTGTATTGTTGACCTTGCTATTCCATTTGCCTTTGCGCTTAGCCTTGGTGGCAGCTTGATCGCATATGGCAATCTAGGGGTATTGGTTGTTATTACATGGCAAGTTCTGTCCGTATCCGTGCCAATGATAGTTTTGGCAATTTGGTTGCAG AGGTACTATCTAGCGTCGGCCAAGGAATTGATGCGGATCAATGGTACTACCATGTCTGCTCTAGCAAATCACTTAGGTGAATCGATTTCAGGGGCTATAACAATAAGGGCCTTTGAGGAAGAAGATCGTTTCTTTGCTAAGAATTTGGATCTTGTTGACAAGAATGCCAGTCCATATTTCTATAATTTTGCAGCAACTGAATGGTTGATTCAACGACTGGAGATAATGACCGCCGCAGTTCTTTCTTTTTCGGCCTTCGTCATGGCCCTTCTTCCTCAAGGAACCCTTAGCCCTG GTTTTGTGGGAATGGCATTGTCCTATGGTCTTTCCCTAAATATAATGTTTGTTGCCTCTATTCAATTCCAATGCAACCTCGGGAATCAAATAATATCGGTCGAGCGGGTGAACCAGTACATGGACATACAAAGTGAAGCAGCAGAAGTTGTTGAAGAAAATCGACCATTACAAGATTGGCCCCAAAATGGTAATGTGGATATTAGGGATTTGAAG ATCAGGTATAGGATAGATCTTCCACTTGTACTACACGGAATCACTTGCAAGTTTGAAGGTGGAGATAAGATTGGTATAGTTGGTCGAACAGGAAGTGGCAAGACAACGTTAATTGGTGCATTGTTTCGTCTTGTTGAACCTACCGAAGGGAAAGTAATTATAGACTCTGTGGACATCAGTACGATAGGCTTGCATGACCTGCGTTCGCGTTTGGGTATCATTCCACAAGATCCAACACTTTTTCAAGGTACAATAAGATACAATCTAGATCCTCTTGGGCAGTTCTCAGATGAACAAATATGGGAG GTTCTTGACAAATGTCAACTTTTTGAAGCTGTCCGGGAGAAGGAACAGGGATTGGATTCACATG GATCTGGCTATAATAGTTGTGGAAGACGGGTCAAACTGGAGCATGGGCCAAAGGCAGCTCTTCTGTCTGGGACGCGCACTTTTGAGAAGATGCTGCATCTTAGTTCTTGA
- the LOC119331010 gene encoding ABC transporter C family member 10-like isoform X4 translates to MWNEGCNWSLSTWEQHKLHSQMGSLTSDELADSESQVSPFAKAGFFSKMSFWWLNPLMKMGYKKPLEDKDMPLLGSTDRACNQYSMFMEKLNGKNLSPSPATPSFFWTIVSCHTCAILVSGFFALLKVLTVSAGPIILKAFINVSLGKGTFKHEGYVLAALLFVCKCCESLSQRQWYFRTRRLGLQVRSLLSAAIYKKQQKLSNAAKMKHSSGNIMNYVIVDAYRIGESPYWFHQTWTTSVQICISLAILYDVVGAAMISSLVVIVMTVLSNVPLARLQHKSKSKLMEAQDVRLKAMSESLVHMKVLKLYAWESHFKKVIEGLRKVEYKWLSAFQLRRAYNIFMFWSSPVLVSAATFLTCYLLKIPLDASNVFTFVATLHLVQEPIRLVPEVIAAVIQSKVAFTRISKFLDAPELNGQVRKKYYVGIDYPIAMNSCSFSWDDSSSKHTLKNINLIVKGGEKIAICGEVGSGKSTLLAAVLGEVPKTEGMIQVCGKMAYVSQNAWIQSGTVRDNILFGSSMDEERYHNTLTRCSLVKDLEMLPYGDCTQIGERGVNLSGGQKQRVQLARALYQNAEIYLLDDPFSAVDAHTSTSLFNEYVMSALSEKTVLLVTHQVDFLPVFDSILFMSHGEVIRSAPYQDLLADCKEFKDLVSADNDTIGVSDLNNSKPTQRSKEVVSIKETYGIHGSGYTESVKPSPADQLIKKEERETGDAGVKPYMLYLCQNKGLLYFSLSMISHTFFVAGQILQNWWMAANVQNPHVSALKLISVYIIIGVCTMFFLLSRSLLVVVLGMHASRSLFSQLLNSLFRAPMSFFDSTPLGRVLSRVSSDLCIVDLAIPFAFALSLGGSLIAYGNLGVLVVITWQVLSVSVPMIVLAIWLQRYYLASAKELMRINGTTMSALANHLGESISGAITIRAFEEEDRFFAKNLDLVDKNASPYFYNFAATEWLIQRLEIMTAAVLSFSAFVMALLPQGTLSPGFVGMALSYGLSLNIMFVASIQFQCNLGNQIISVERVNQYMDIQSEAAEVVEENRPLQDWPQNDQV, encoded by the exons ATGTGGAACGAG GGTTGCAACTGGAGCTTATCCACCTGGGAGCAACACAAATTGCACTCACAGATGGGTTCCCTCACAA GCGATGAGCTAGCTGACTCTGAGAGTCAGGTGAGTCCCTTTGCTAAAGCAGGGTTTTTCAGCAAGATGTCATTTTGGTGGTTGAATCCTCTAATGAAGATGGGCTACAAGAAACCCCTTGAGGACAAAGACATGCCACTTCTAGGCTCCACAGATCGAGCATGCAACCAGTATTCGATGTTCATGGAGAAGCTGAATGGCAAGAACCTGTCGCCATCTCCAGCCACACCATCATTCTTCTGGACTATTGTTTCCTGTCACACGTGTGCCATCTTGGTCTCAGGTTTCTTTGCTTTGCTCAAGGTTCTCACTGTGTCTGCTGGCCCGATAATTCTGAAGGCATTCATCAATGTATCACTTGGGAAAGGGACCTTTAAACATGAAGGTTATGTGCTTGCTGCATTACTGTTCGTCTGCAAATGCTGTGAATCGTTGTCACAGAGACAGTGGTATTTCCGCACTAGGAGATTAGGACTGCAGGTGAGGTCACTCCTGTCAGCGGCTATTTATAAGAAACAACAGAAGCTATCAAATGCAGCAAAAATGAAGCACTCTTCTGGAAATATTATGAACTATGTGATCGTCGATGCGTATCGGATTGGGGAATCCCCATACTGGTTCCATCAAACATGGACAACAAGTGTTCAGATTTGCATTTCTCTGGCAATTCTATACGATGTGGTTGGTGCTGCAATGATTTCATCTTTGGTTGTTATCGTTATGACCGTACTGTCCAACGTTCCATTGGCCAGGCTGCAACACAAATCTAAGAGCAAACTTATGGAAGCACAAGATGTGAGATTGAAGGCCATGTCTGAGTCATTAGTTCATATGAAGGTCTTGAAACTTTATGCATGGGAATCTCACTTCAAGAAGGTCATTGAGGGGTTGAGAAAGGTTGAGTACAAGTGGTTGTCAGCATTCCAGCTTAGGAGGGCATACAACATTTTCATGTTCTGGTCTTCACCTGTTCTGGTTTCGGCAGCGACCTTTCTGACATGCTATCTTTTGAAAATCCCTCTTGATGCTAGCAATGTCTTCACCTTTGTGGCAACTCTACATCTTGTGCAAGAGCCAATAAGGTTAGTACCAGAAGTTATTGCAGCCGTGATACAATCTAAGGTTGCGTTCACTCGGATATCAAAGTTTCTTGATGCACCTGAGCTAAACGGGCAAGTTAGGAAGAAATATTATGTTGGCATTGATTACCCTATAGCGATGAATTCGTGTAGCTTCTCATGGGATGACAGCTCATCAAAACATACTCTAAAGAATATAAATCTGATAGTCAAAGGTGGAGAAAAGATTGCAATTTGTGGAGAGGTAGGATCAGGAAAGTCGACACTTTTGGCTGCTGTACTCGGAGAGGTCCCCAAAACTGAAGGCATG ATCCAAGTCTGCGGGAAAATGGCATATGTTTCTCAGAATGCATGGATCCAATCAGGAACTGTGCGAGACAATATTCTCTTTGGATCGTCGATGGATGAGGAAAGATACCACAACACACTCACGAGGTGCTCGTTGGTCAAGGACCTTGAGATGTTGCCATATGGAGATTGTACTCAAATTGGGGAGAGAGGGGTAAATCTTAGTGGTGGTCAGAAGCAGCGGGTCCAGCTTGCTCGTGCACTATACCAAAATGCAGAAATTTATCTTCTTGATGACCCTTTCAGTGCTGTTGATGCCCATACATCCACAAGTCTTTTCAAT GAATATGTCATGAGTGCTCTATCAGAGAAGACTGTTCTTTTGGTGACGCACCAAGTGGATTTTCTACCTGTATTTGACTCCATTTTG TTTATGTCACATGGAGAGGTTATTCGGTCTGCACCTTACCAAGATCTATTGGCAGATTGTAAAGAATTTAAAGACCTTGTAAGTGCCGATAATGATACTATTGGTGTTTCGGATCTTAATAACAGCAAACCCACTCAAAGATCTAAGGAAGTAGTATCAATAAAGGAGACATATGGTATTCATGGAAGTGGATATACAGAATCTGTGAAACCATCACCGGCAGATCAACTGATCAAGAAAGAGGAAAGAGAAACAGGGGATGCAGGAGTTAAGCCTTATATGCTTTACCTGTGCCAGAACAAAGGCCTCCTGTATTTCTCTTTGTCTATGATTTCCCACACATTTTTTGTAGCTGGGCAAATATTACAGAATTGGTGGATGGCTGCTAATGTCCAAAATCCTCATGTTAGTGCGCTGAAATTAATTTCCGTGTACATTATTATCGGAGTTTGCACAATGTTCTTCTTGCTATCAAGATCTTTGCTAGTCGTGGTTCTCGGGATGCATGCATCAAGATCCTTATTTTCCCAATTGCTCAATTCATTGTTCCGAGCACCAATGTCCTTTTTTGATTCTACTCCTCTAGGAAGGGTTCTTAGCCGG GTCTCTTCAGATTTGTGTATTGTTGACCTTGCTATTCCATTTGCCTTTGCGCTTAGCCTTGGTGGCAGCTTGATCGCATATGGCAATCTAGGGGTATTGGTTGTTATTACATGGCAAGTTCTGTCCGTATCCGTGCCAATGATAGTTTTGGCAATTTGGTTGCAG AGGTACTATCTAGCGTCGGCCAAGGAATTGATGCGGATCAATGGTACTACCATGTCTGCTCTAGCAAATCACTTAGGTGAATCGATTTCAGGGGCTATAACAATAAGGGCCTTTGAGGAAGAAGATCGTTTCTTTGCTAAGAATTTGGATCTTGTTGACAAGAATGCCAGTCCATATTTCTATAATTTTGCAGCAACTGAATGGTTGATTCAACGACTGGAGATAATGACCGCCGCAGTTCTTTCTTTTTCGGCCTTCGTCATGGCCCTTCTTCCTCAAGGAACCCTTAGCCCTG GTTTTGTGGGAATGGCATTGTCCTATGGTCTTTCCCTAAATATAATGTTTGTTGCCTCTATTCAATTCCAATGCAACCTCGGGAATCAAATAATATCGGTCGAGCGGGTGAACCAGTACATGGACATACAAAGTGAAGCAGCAGAAGTTGTTGAAGAAAATCGACCATTACAAGATTGGCCCCAAAATG ATCAGGTATAG